The DNA window CGGCGTGTCTCCCGGCCACGGGACCTTGTTGATTGCCCAGAAGCTGTAGCCGAGCGTGCCGCAGATGCTTTCGGCGGCGGCATTTTCCGCGGTGGCGCTCAATACCAGCGGGATCTGTTCGGCAGCGGAAAGATCGAGCGCCGGAACAGGATTTTGGCCAAGAGGTCCGAGATCGCCGATATCGCGCTTCAACGATGCTCCCATCGAACGCAGGCTGGCGATCGTCTTTGGCGCCGTGCCGCGAATATCTTCCAGTGTCGCGACGGCGCCTTCTTCATCCGGCATGCGCACGGCAAGATCGAGCCGCTGGCCAGGCCCGATCTGCAGGAGGTCCAGGGGGAAGCGTTTCGGCACCGGATTGCCGTCAATTGCGATGGCTGTCGCCTCTGCGCCCACCATCTTCAGCGAGAAAATGCGCGTCACGTCGGTGATGGCGATGCGCAGCCGCACCAATCCGCCGGCCGGCGCATCATATTGCGGCTCCTGACGCCAGTTGGCGGTGCGTAGCGTGCCGTAGGTGCCGCTCTTGGCAGCGTCGCGCGGCCGGAAGGGGGCGATGAACTGACCGTCGCCTCCGAGCCGCCAGTCGCGCAGATTGAGCAGCACCTCGGCGTCGAACTCCGGATCGGCCGGATCCTCGACGATGAGCATGCCGGTCATGCCGTGCCCCATCTGCGTCAGCGTGTTGCAATGCGGATGATACCAGAAGGTGCCGGCATCGGGCGGCGTGAACGCATAGTCGAAGCTGTCGCCGGTATAGATATAGGGCTGCGTCACGAAGGGCACGCCATCCATGCGGTTGTCGATGCGAAGCCCGTGCCAATGGATTGTGGTCGGCTCGTCGAGCTCGTTTTTCAGCCTCGCCGCATAGCGCCGCCCCTTGGTCATTCTCAGAACCGGCGGCATGCCCTCATGGCCCCAGCTCATGATATTCCTGGTCGGTCCAGCCTTGGTCAGCACGGCCTCGGTCTTTACAGCCGTCAGCAGCTGCGGCTCAGGTGCAGCCTCGGCAAGCCCGAATTTGCCCGCAATGGCGATGCCGGCGCCATAGGCGCCCGCGACGGCGGATGCCTTCAGAAGGTTGCGGCGGGTCAGGAGAGGCATGCGGAGGCTCCATGATGGGAATGCCGCTCCTTTTAAAGTTGAGCCGCATCTTCATCAATAAGGGAATGGCGGCTAAACTGCCGCAGCCTGGGGGTCGCAGCCTCGCCATAAACGCGTGCCAAACCCAG is part of the Rhizobium bangladeshense genome and encodes:
- a CDS encoding multicopper oxidase family protein: MPLLTRRNLLKASAVAGAYGAGIAIAGKFGLAEAAPEPQLLTAVKTEAVLTKAGPTRNIMSWGHEGMPPVLRMTKGRRYAARLKNELDEPTTIHWHGLRIDNRMDGVPFVTQPYIYTGDSFDYAFTPPDAGTFWYHPHCNTLTQMGHGMTGMLIVEDPADPEFDAEVLLNLRDWRLGGDGQFIAPFRPRDAAKSGTYGTLRTANWRQEPQYDAPAGGLVRLRIAITDVTRIFSLKMVGAEATAIAIDGNPVPKRFPLDLLQIGPGQRLDLAVRMPDEEGAVATLEDIRGTAPKTIASLRSMGASLKRDIGDLGPLGQNPVPALDLSAAEQIPLVLSATAENAAAESICGTLGYSFWAINKVPWPGDTPDPTAPLAELKLGKSYVFNLENTTPHAHPIHLHGMSFTVISSSTREVMPLVSDTYLVQPDEKVQLALVADNLGDWVLHCHIIEHQKTGMTSYVRVS